A single region of the Lactobacillus xylocopicola genome encodes:
- a CDS encoding NADPH-dependent oxidoreductase → MMHNSTIDQQLDHRSIRKFKDKQLTKDQLTTLYTVFQHTATSMFMQNATLLHITAESKRAKIRELCGQQYVGAEGDLLIFVVDLYRNQQIRQQLGQDDGRVHTTDIFFQGMDDTLLAWQNVANAVESMGLGYVPLGTINDHPLAMLDVLDLPELTFPALGMQVGVPDQQPQLKPRLPLEFTTFENDYSRNFKVDDLKDYDQEVTTYYDLRDANRRIDSFTKQITGNKLNIKTIDRDQLPELLHKQKLCLDWK, encoded by the coding sequence ATAAGCAGCTCACTAAGGACCAGCTGACCACCCTTTATACGGTCTTCCAGCATACGGCCACTAGCATGTTCATGCAGAATGCAACGCTGCTGCACATCACTGCTGAAAGCAAAAGAGCAAAGATCAGGGAATTATGCGGGCAGCAATATGTTGGAGCAGAAGGTGACTTGTTAATTTTTGTGGTTGACTTGTACCGCAATCAGCAAATTCGCCAGCAACTAGGGCAGGACGATGGCCGGGTGCATACGACAGATATTTTCTTCCAGGGGATGGATGACACCTTGCTGGCCTGGCAAAATGTGGCCAATGCAGTGGAGAGTATGGGGCTAGGTTATGTGCCGCTGGGCACGATTAACGATCATCCCTTGGCAATGTTAGATGTGCTAGACCTGCCCGAATTGACTTTTCCGGCGCTAGGGATGCAAGTTGGGGTCCCAGACCAGCAGCCGCAACTTAAGCCGCGATTGCCACTTGAGTTTACCACCTTTGAAAATGACTATTCGCGCAACTTTAAAGTTGATGATCTCAAGGATTACGACCAGGAGGTAACCACGTATTATGACCTGCGTGATGCCAACCGGCGCATTGACTCTTTTACCAAACAGATTACTGGTAATAAGTTAAACATTAAGACCATTGATCGCGATCAGTTGCCAGAATTATTGCATAAACAGAAACTGTGTCTAGATTGGAAATAA